Proteins encoded in a region of the Gemmatimonadota bacterium genome:
- a CDS encoding NHLP family bacteriocin export ABC transporter peptidase/permease/ATPase subunit produces MSTTKQPGKKKAADDSAKRISTPVLLQMHASECGAACLGIVLGYFGRWVPLTELREKCEVSRDGSSAASILRASRHYGLECNGLSVRAEQLKMLEMPLVLFWQFSHFLVLEGVDSRFYYLNDPSTGRRRVSAEEFEKGYSGIALRFKRGEDFAPGGEQPDLFRQLNGLIAGSWRLLTGVVACGLMLTLLTLVVPASLGVFVDDVMAKHGTWGGLVTALLGGGVLVYVLSLLKHRFLKRLAVRVSVAGYSNGMSRLLRLPVEFFENRLAGDVTDRVSSTDRIAKNLADQFLVLVVDMAMSAVFLVAMFAFDAMLTLIVLVLALLHAVLARFLNNLRAVRSQTMRREQGLLIGLGMQMLSHADNLRMTGADDRFFSRWSGQQARELRARQLYSELGSVNASLPGLVDALRSAAILGIGGMMVMQGEMSLGMLVGFYILAEMFLAPVERFLEFAENRQALETDLQRLEDISKTDEDPVFRRRNPESDAVHTFNGRLQLAGQLELRDVTFGYNRSRPPLIKDFNLVIKPGQRIAVVGPSGSGKSTLARLVSGVYQPWSGEIMFDDHLRDQIPEEVLRQSISMVDQEIVLFSASLRDNITLWNPAIPDEVLFAATRDAQIHDEVLLRPQGYATLVEEGGSNFSGGQRQRLEIARALVGNPTVLILDEATSALDAATEEYVDDALRRRGVTCLIVAHRLSTVRDCDEIIVLDEGVTVQRGTHEELIADRDGAYYKLVRSN; encoded by the coding sequence GTGAGCACGACCAAACAACCCGGCAAAAAGAAGGCTGCGGACGACTCGGCAAAGCGGATCTCCACGCCCGTTCTGCTGCAGATGCACGCATCGGAGTGCGGCGCGGCCTGTCTCGGTATCGTACTGGGATATTTCGGGAGATGGGTACCGCTCACCGAATTGCGGGAAAAATGCGAGGTGAGCCGGGACGGAAGCAGCGCCGCGAGCATCCTGCGCGCCTCCCGGCACTACGGTCTCGAGTGCAACGGCCTCAGCGTGCGCGCCGAACAGCTGAAAATGCTGGAGATGCCACTGGTGCTGTTCTGGCAGTTCAGCCATTTCCTCGTCCTCGAAGGCGTCGACAGCCGTTTCTACTACCTTAACGACCCTTCCACGGGTCGGCGCAGGGTCTCCGCCGAAGAGTTCGAGAAGGGCTACAGCGGCATCGCGCTTCGCTTCAAGCGGGGCGAAGATTTCGCGCCCGGCGGCGAGCAGCCCGATCTGTTCAGGCAACTGAACGGCCTGATCGCCGGGTCCTGGCGCCTGCTGACCGGCGTGGTGGCCTGCGGACTCATGCTGACGCTGTTGACCCTGGTGGTTCCCGCGTCGCTCGGCGTCTTCGTCGACGACGTCATGGCCAAGCACGGGACCTGGGGCGGATTGGTCACCGCCCTGCTTGGCGGAGGCGTCCTGGTGTACGTCCTGTCCCTGCTCAAGCACCGGTTCCTGAAGCGGCTTGCGGTCCGGGTATCGGTAGCCGGATACAGCAACGGGATGTCACGGCTCCTTCGCCTGCCGGTGGAGTTCTTTGAAAACAGGCTGGCCGGCGACGTTACGGACCGTGTGTCGTCCACCGACCGGATCGCCAAAAACCTGGCGGACCAGTTCCTGGTGCTCGTGGTCGACATGGCCATGAGCGCGGTGTTCCTCGTGGCGATGTTCGCCTTCGACGCCATGCTCACGCTGATCGTACTCGTGCTGGCGCTGCTGCACGCGGTGCTGGCCCGTTTTCTCAACAATCTCCGTGCGGTACGCAGCCAGACGATGAGGCGCGAGCAGGGATTGCTGATCGGTCTGGGCATGCAGATGCTGAGCCATGCCGACAATCTGCGGATGACGGGCGCGGATGACCGGTTTTTCTCGCGATGGAGCGGGCAGCAGGCCCGTGAGTTGCGCGCACGACAGCTTTATTCGGAACTGGGCTCCGTCAATGCCTCCCTGCCGGGGCTGGTTGACGCGCTGCGCAGTGCGGCGATCCTGGGCATCGGCGGCATGATGGTCATGCAGGGCGAAATGTCGCTGGGCATGCTGGTGGGATTCTATATCCTGGCGGAGATGTTCCTGGCCCCTGTTGAGCGTTTCCTGGAGTTCGCCGAAAACCGCCAGGCCCTCGAAACCGATCTGCAGCGGCTCGAGGACATTTCGAAAACCGATGAGGATCCGGTCTTTCGCCGCAGAAACCCTGAATCGGACGCGGTCCACACGTTCAACGGCCGGCTCCAGCTCGCCGGCCAGCTGGAACTGCGCGACGTTACTTTCGGTTACAACCGGAGCCGGCCGCCCCTGATCAAGGATTTCAACCTCGTGATCAAGCCGGGACAGCGGATTGCCGTGGTCGGTCCCAGCGGTTCCGGCAAATCGACCCTTGCGCGGCTGGTCTCGGGAGTCTACCAGCCCTGGTCGGGCGAGATCATGTTTGACGATCATTTGCGGGATCAGATCCCCGAGGAAGTGCTGCGGCAGTCCATCTCCATGGTGGACCAGGAGATCGTGCTCTTTTCCGCGTCCCTTCGCGACAATATCACGCTTTGGAACCCGGCCATCCCGGACGAAGTCCTCTTCGCCGCGACACGGGATGCCCAGATTCACGACGAAGTCCTGCTCAGGCCCCAGGGCTATGCGACGCTCGTCGAAGAAGGCGGTTCGAACTTCAGCGGCGGCCAGCGCCAACGTCTGGAAATCGCCCGTGCGCTGGTGGGCAACCCCACGGTGCTCATCCTGGACGAGGCCACCAGCGCACTCGATGCGGCCACTGAGGAATACGTCGATGACGCGCTGCGGCGGCGCGGGGTCACCTGCCTGATCGTGGCCCACCGCCTGAGCACGGTGCGGGACTGCGATGAGATCATCGTGCTGGACGAAGGCGTTACGGTGCAACGAGGTACGCACGAGGAACTGATCGCCGACCGGGACGGCGCGTACTATAAACTGGTCAGGTCGAACTGA
- a CDS encoding pyridoxal phosphate-dependent aminotransferase, whose translation MNYDFDQRINRNGTNSYKWDYVKRDGAIVPWDETDASRHRKPVLPLWVADMDFPCPQPVVDAVSEIANMGVYGYAFPPPSYYDAVVRWMKRRHDWSVDPDTICFTPGIVPALHMLVSAYTKPGDKVLVQPPVYYPFYNAIENLQTRPALNPLQYRDGRYYMDFEDLEAKCADPEVKMAILCHPHNPVGRIWTSEELLRFGRICMDHDVLVVSDEIHSDLILGDRTFTPYATLGPEYEERSIICTSPSKTFNLAALQASNMMIPDPALREAFQQTVRSAGIFTLNPFGIAAVEAAYDHGEEWLEQLLAYLEENYRFLESFFRERLPGIPVIETEGTYLVWVDFTSLGLDKDALQRLMMEEARVFLDEGFIFGPEGEGFERINIACPRSILAEALERIEAAVKGLDPL comes from the coding sequence ATGAACTATGATTTCGACCAGCGCATCAATCGCAACGGAACCAATTCGTACAAGTGGGACTATGTCAAGCGGGACGGCGCCATTGTCCCGTGGGACGAGACCGACGCCAGCCGGCACAGGAAACCCGTGCTTCCGCTGTGGGTGGCGGACATGGACTTCCCGTGCCCGCAGCCGGTGGTGGACGCGGTGTCCGAAATTGCGAACATGGGCGTCTACGGATACGCCTTCCCGCCGCCGTCCTACTACGATGCCGTGGTGCGGTGGATGAAGCGGCGCCATGACTGGTCCGTCGATCCAGACACCATCTGCTTCACCCCGGGCATCGTACCCGCCCTTCACATGCTGGTCTCCGCCTACACGAAACCCGGCGACAAGGTGCTGGTGCAGCCGCCGGTATACTATCCCTTCTACAATGCCATCGAGAACCTGCAGACGAGACCGGCGCTGAACCCGCTCCAATACCGGGACGGCCGCTACTACATGGATTTCGAAGATCTCGAAGCCAAATGCGCCGATCCGGAGGTCAAGATGGCCATACTCTGCCATCCCCATAACCCCGTCGGGCGGATCTGGACCAGCGAGGAACTGCTTCGCTTCGGCAGGATATGCATGGACCACGACGTGCTGGTCGTTTCCGATGAAATCCACAGCGACCTGATCCTCGGGGACCGGACCTTCACGCCCTACGCCACACTGGGTCCGGAATACGAGGAGCGGTCGATCATCTGCACCTCGCCCAGCAAGACCTTCAACCTCGCCGCGCTTCAGGCGTCAAACATGATGATTCCCGACCCGGCACTCCGGGAGGCCTTTCAGCAGACAGTCCGCAGCGCCGGTATCTTCACGCTGAATCCCTTCGGCATCGCGGCCGTCGAGGCGGCCTACGATCACGGCGAGGAATGGCTGGAGCAGCTGCTGGCCTACCTGGAGGAGAACTACCGGTTTCTCGAATCCTTCTTCCGCGAGCGGTTGCCCGGCATTCCCGTCATTGAAACCGAGGGCACCTATCTCGTGTGGGTGGATTTCACGAGCCTGGGGCTGGACAAGGACGCGCTCCAGCGACTCATGATGGAGGAAGCCCGCGTCTTTCTCGATGAAGGGTTCATCTTCGGCCCGGAAGGCGAAGGCTTTGAGCGGATCAACATCGCCTGCCCCCGGTCGATCCTCGCCGAGGCGCTGGAAAGGATCGAGGCGGCGGTGAAGGGGCTGGATCCACTATAG
- a CDS encoding tryptophan 7-halogenase: protein MIQPGAESLRKIAVIGQGTAGSLAAASVTRLHPDSDHELHHIYDSRIPVIGVGEGSWPSLVQELQKLTGLPHETVQQRLKGTRKYGVAFEGWGRRDHDFTHYFTPQQVSYAYHLSADLMADLLREGTRARHIDAKVLDITRVEDGAQVEFEGRAPERYDLVFDARGFPKELRPDQHIDISFIPTNTAVIRRCPAIIEDGRNGPVLQHTYTRAVTRPHGWIFVIPLTVHTSYGYIFNRDVSDIAEVESDFDAFLESDGVAEFEQRAVIPFPNFVHRRIYDGAVARIGNAAAFMEPLEATAIVSAQLQVGMVLQTRLNRPVAHLERDAPAVNRFLINNMLCYGLFVGWHYTCGSIFDSAFWRHARERAWPRHREATDPDVVDCDALEKFEGMLELLTRPVIDKADWHRMCAVPLTSYAQMSQGLGWSG, encoded by the coding sequence ATGATTCAGCCGGGTGCCGAATCTCTACGGAAGATCGCGGTGATCGGGCAGGGGACCGCGGGGTCCCTGGCAGCCGCCAGCGTAACGCGTCTTCATCCGGACAGCGATCATGAGCTTCACCACATCTATGACTCGCGCATTCCGGTCATCGGGGTGGGAGAAGGCAGCTGGCCGAGCCTGGTGCAGGAACTGCAGAAGCTGACGGGGCTGCCCCATGAGACCGTCCAGCAGCGCTTGAAGGGAACGCGCAAGTACGGTGTCGCCTTCGAGGGATGGGGCCGGCGCGACCATGATTTCACCCACTACTTCACCCCGCAGCAAGTGTCCTACGCCTACCACCTTTCGGCCGACCTGATGGCGGACCTGCTGCGCGAAGGCACGCGTGCACGCCACATCGACGCGAAAGTACTCGACATCACCAGGGTCGAGGACGGCGCGCAGGTGGAATTCGAGGGCCGGGCGCCGGAACGCTACGACCTGGTCTTCGATGCCCGTGGGTTTCCGAAGGAACTACGCCCCGATCAGCACATCGACATTTCTTTCATCCCTACCAATACCGCCGTCATCCGGCGCTGCCCGGCGATCATCGAAGACGGTCGGAACGGACCGGTACTGCAACATACCTACACCCGGGCGGTGACCCGTCCGCACGGGTGGATATTCGTCATTCCGCTGACGGTGCACACGTCCTACGGGTACATCTTCAACCGCGACGTATCCGACATTGCGGAAGTCGAATCGGACTTTGACGCATTCCTGGAGTCCGACGGCGTGGCCGAGTTCGAGCAACGGGCCGTCATCCCCTTTCCGAACTTCGTCCATCGCCGGATATATGACGGCGCGGTCGCCCGCATCGGCAATGCGGCGGCCTTCATGGAGCCCCTCGAGGCGACGGCGATCGTATCCGCTCAACTACAGGTCGGAATGGTGCTGCAAACGCGCCTCAACCGGCCGGTAGCGCATCTCGAACGCGACGCGCCCGCAGTCAATCGGTTTCTCATCAACAACATGCTCTGCTACGGCCTGTTCGTCGGCTGGCACTATACCTGCGGTTCGATTTTCGACAGCGCATTCTGGCGTCACGCGCGAGAACGAGCCTGGCCCCGGCACCGCGAGGCCACGGACCCCGATGTGGTGGATTGCGATGCGCTCGAGAAATTCGAAGGGATGCTCGAACTGCTGACCCGGCCGGTCATCGACAAAGCCGACTGGCACCGGATGTGCGCGGTACCGCTCACCAGCTACGCCCAGATGTCCCAGGGGCTGGGTTGGAGCGGCTGA